One segment of Pleomorphomonas sp. PLEO DNA contains the following:
- a CDS encoding ATP-binding protein, producing MTGQQHTPPDDASSPRLSAERLRQPHPGWRRALFLTTAGLALTAATITVVASLLASPPLLAGILALALGGVLFEAGRRSARRDLGRLYDAAVGSGDEGDGLGDIVIRRDTAGRIVSTSTATTAQLGQPPGAFIGLDFSTFATDLAAGELFAASDVVANNARTPRADPWQQLRRRLTTLAALSGQGLVKQGPSHLSGDIRIDTVDGPRWFSFSEAPIVEDGRVTGTRTLGRDITERKAIEAALEKTRDEAEAASAAKSRFLAVVSHEIRTPLNGILGMTALMQKTTLSAEQRTYARAIETSGEALLTLIEDLLDFSKIEAGRLTLQTEPTSLAAVVEDLVELMAPRAEMKGIELAAYIDPRLDRLVHADPTRVRQVLFNLAGNGIKFTAEGGVAIELQMADEGEGSIGVAFLVRDTGIGIAEADQQRIFGEFEQADPGPARAHGGTGLGLAIARELTRLMGGDIRLVSAPGEGASFSFALRFPLAEAGAPAKSTMSPPIASAEVATDAEDQSPNDAVGARAAFALLAASFATKDSATIPAPTAAPPTDRRFAGRRILVVSHALIEGPFLIRRLFDAGADVTLATQKDIEQEVVGSWQPDAVLIDAAAGDPLAVIERIRAFSTTPVGVLITASERPMLPELQAAGYGAYLVKPVRARSLSAVIETLLGHGQFAAAAEPIQDEQVAPAHRLSVLLCDDNEINLLLGRALVERAGHSVTLGADGQKALTATATMLSSGGSFDVVLMDLHMPEMDGIEAARRMRAMIADRGGRQPVIAALTADALPETRARCEEGLFDAWLSKPLRPADLETLLEASASGNIAHAS from the coding sequence ATGACCGGCCAACAGCACACTCCGCCCGACGACGCTTCGTCGCCACGCCTGTCTGCCGAGCGGTTGCGGCAGCCGCACCCAGGCTGGCGTCGTGCCCTGTTCCTGACCACAGCTGGGCTTGCACTCACCGCTGCCACCATCACTGTTGTCGCCTCGCTCCTCGCCTCGCCGCCGCTTCTTGCCGGCATTCTCGCGCTTGCCCTTGGCGGCGTGCTGTTCGAGGCCGGCCGCCGTTCCGCCCGCCGTGATTTGGGCCGTCTCTACGATGCCGCTGTCGGCTCGGGTGACGAGGGCGATGGCCTTGGCGATATCGTCATCCGCCGCGACACTGCTGGCCGGATAGTGTCGACCAGCACGGCCACAACCGCGCAGCTCGGCCAACCACCGGGCGCCTTCATCGGCCTCGATTTTTCGACTTTCGCCACCGACCTCGCTGCTGGTGAGCTGTTTGCCGCGTCCGATGTCGTGGCAAACAATGCTCGAACGCCGCGAGCCGACCCCTGGCAGCAGTTGCGCCGCCGCTTGACGACGCTCGCCGCCCTGTCCGGCCAAGGTCTCGTCAAGCAGGGTCCCAGCCACTTATCGGGCGATATCCGTATCGACACGGTCGATGGTCCCCGATGGTTTTCCTTTTCGGAAGCGCCGATCGTCGAGGATGGCAGGGTGACGGGTACCCGCACGCTTGGCCGCGACATCACCGAGCGCAAAGCGATCGAGGCAGCGCTCGAAAAGACGCGCGATGAGGCCGAGGCGGCGAGCGCCGCCAAGAGCCGCTTTCTCGCCGTGGTCAGCCACGAGATCCGTACGCCGCTCAATGGCATTCTCGGCATGACGGCGCTGATGCAGAAAACGACGCTGTCGGCTGAACAGCGCACGTATGCTCGGGCCATCGAAACCTCCGGCGAAGCCCTCCTCACGTTGATTGAAGATCTTCTCGATTTCTCCAAGATCGAAGCCGGGCGGTTGACCCTGCAGACCGAGCCGACCTCGCTGGCGGCCGTTGTCGAGGACCTCGTCGAACTCATGGCGCCGCGTGCCGAGATGAAGGGCATCGAACTTGCCGCCTATATCGATCCGCGGCTTGATCGTCTCGTCCATGCCGATCCAACGCGCGTTCGACAGGTCCTTTTCAATCTCGCCGGCAATGGCATCAAGTTCACCGCGGAGGGTGGCGTCGCCATCGAACTGCAAATGGCGGACGAGGGCGAGGGCAGCATTGGGGTGGCCTTCCTGGTGCGCGACACCGGCATCGGCATTGCCGAGGCTGACCAGCAGCGCATCTTCGGCGAGTTCGAGCAGGCTGATCCCGGTCCGGCCCGCGCCCACGGCGGCACCGGTCTCGGCCTCGCCATTGCTCGCGAGCTGACACGGCTGATGGGGGGCGACATCCGTCTGGTATCGGCCCCCGGCGAAGGGGCGAGCTTCAGCTTCGCCCTGCGCTTCCCGCTGGCCGAGGCGGGAGCGCCGGCCAAGTCTACAATGTCACCACCCATTGCATCCGCCGAAGTGGCAACCGATGCGGAGGATCAGTCTCCGAACGATGCCGTAGGGGCTCGCGCGGCCTTCGCACTTCTCGCGGCGAGTTTTGCGACCAAGGATAGCGCGACGATCCCGGCCCCCACGGCGGCTCCGCCAACCGATCGTCGGTTCGCTGGTCGCCGTATCCTGGTGGTGTCGCATGCCCTTATCGAAGGACCATTCCTGATCCGTCGACTTTTCGATGCCGGTGCCGACGTGACGTTGGCCACCCAGAAGGATATCGAACAGGAAGTGGTCGGCTCCTGGCAACCGGATGCCGTTCTCATCGATGCGGCCGCCGGTGATCCGCTCGCCGTCATCGAACGCATCCGCGCTTTTTCGACGACGCCGGTCGGCGTGTTGATCACCGCGTCCGAGCGGCCGATGCTGCCCGAGCTGCAAGCCGCCGGCTACGGCGCCTATCTGGTCAAACCAGTCAGGGCGCGTTCGCTCTCCGCCGTCATAGAGACGCTGCTCGGTCATGGCCAGTTCGCGGCCGCGGCGGAGCCGATTCAGGACGAACAGGTGGCACCAGCCCATCGGCTGTCGGTCCTGCTTTGCGACGACAACGAGATCAATCTTTTGCTCGGTCGGGCCTTGGTCGAGCGGGCTGGCCATTCCGTCACGCTCGGGGCCGACGGCCAAAAAGCACTGACGGCCACGGCAACCATGCTATCTTCCGGCGGCAGCTTTGACGTGGTGCTGATGGACCTGCACATGCCCGAGATGGACGGCATCGAGGCGGCGCGGCGCATGCGGGCGATGATCGCCGATCGCGGCGGCCGCCAACCGGTGATCGCCGCGTTGACCGCCGATGCGTTGCCGGAAACGCGGGCCCGTTGCGAAGAAGGCCTGTTCGACGCCTGGCTTTCAAAGCCGCTGAGGCCGGCCGACCTCGAGACACTGCTCGAGGCGAGCGCCAGCGGCAATATCGCCCACGCCTCCTGA
- a CDS encoding YifB family Mg chelatase-like AAA ATPase, translating to MVAHVRTVCFQGVEATPVDVQVHMGPGRVLFNIVGLGDKAVTESRERVRAALAASGLALPAKRITVNLAPADLPKEGSHYDLPIALALMAAMGALPTDALAEYVVLGELSLDGTIAPVAGVLPAAIAANSEGLGLMCPRASGAEAAWADAEMPILAPISLIAIVNHFKGTQVLSRPEPKIADAIVSLPDLADVKGQESARRALEVTAAGGHNLLMIGPPGSGKSMLASRLPSILPALTPQELLEISMIASVAGTLADGRLSDRRPFRAPHHSASMAALVGGGVRAKPGEISLAHRGVLFLDELPEFNPAVLDSLRQPLETGDIVIARANNRVTYPARFQLIAAMNPCRCGLAGTPGHTCRRGPACASEYQERISGPLLDRFDLTIEVPAVSASDLIGARRSGEPSSAVAARVATARAIQSERYAALGLDTSVTNATAPAAVIDGVSEPDSAGLALLRQAAERLSLSARGYHRVLKVARTLADLDGSEGVGRLHIGEALAYRTGPDRRARAA from the coding sequence ATGGTCGCGCATGTCAGGACCGTTTGCTTTCAAGGTGTCGAGGCGACGCCCGTCGACGTCCAGGTCCACATGGGACCGGGCAGGGTCTTGTTCAATATTGTCGGTCTCGGCGACAAGGCGGTTACTGAAAGCCGTGAGCGGGTTCGCGCCGCGCTGGCTGCCTCCGGCCTTGCCCTGCCGGCCAAACGCATCACTGTCAATCTGGCGCCTGCCGATCTACCCAAGGAGGGCAGCCATTACGACTTGCCCATAGCGCTTGCCTTGATGGCAGCCATGGGAGCGCTGCCTACCGACGCGCTTGCCGAATATGTTGTGCTCGGCGAGCTTTCTCTCGATGGTACCATCGCGCCGGTGGCAGGCGTATTGCCGGCGGCAATCGCCGCCAACTCTGAAGGGCTGGGGCTGATGTGCCCGCGCGCCTCGGGCGCGGAAGCCGCCTGGGCCGACGCCGAAATGCCGATCCTGGCACCCATTAGCCTGATCGCCATCGTCAACCATTTCAAGGGCACGCAAGTGCTGTCACGGCCTGAACCGAAGATAGCCGACGCCATCGTGTCGCTGCCGGATCTCGCCGACGTTAAGGGCCAGGAGAGTGCTCGCCGAGCGCTCGAGGTAACGGCGGCTGGTGGCCATAACCTCTTGATGATAGGTCCTCCCGGCTCCGGCAAATCGATGCTGGCGAGCCGCCTGCCCTCTATCCTGCCGGCGCTGACCCCGCAGGAACTGCTCGAAATCTCGATGATCGCTTCGGTGGCCGGCACCCTCGCCGATGGCCGGCTTTCTGATCGGCGGCCGTTCCGGGCGCCACACCATTCGGCATCAATGGCCGCACTGGTGGGCGGTGGCGTACGGGCAAAGCCCGGCGAGATCTCTCTGGCCCATCGCGGTGTGCTGTTCCTGGACGAGCTGCCGGAATTCAACCCGGCGGTGCTCGACAGCCTGCGCCAGCCGCTTGAAACCGGCGACATTGTGATCGCCCGCGCCAACAACCGCGTCACCTATCCGGCCCGATTCCAGCTTATCGCCGCGATGAACCCCTGCCGCTGCGGCCTCGCCGGCACGCCGGGCCACACCTGCCGACGCGGTCCGGCGTGCGCCTCCGAATATCAGGAGCGCATCTCCGGGCCATTGCTCGACCGCTTCGACCTCACCATCGAAGTGCCGGCCGTATCGGCGTCGGATCTGATCGGCGCGCGGCGAAGCGGTGAGCCGTCTTCGGCGGTCGCAGCCCGCGTCGCAACGGCACGAGCCATCCAGTCCGAGCGCTACGCCGCGCTTGGCCTCGACACCTCGGTTACCAACGCGACGGCGCCAGCGGCGGTGATCGATGGTGTCTCCGAGCCCGACAGCGCCGGCTTGGCGTTGCTGAGGCAGGCAGCCGAACGGTTGTCGTTGTCCGCGCGCGGCTATCACCGTGTGCTGAAGGTGGCCCGCACGCTCGCCGATCTCGACGGTTCGGAGGGGGTTGGTCGTCTGCATATCGGCGAGGCTCTCGCCTACCGCACCGGTCCCGATCGGCGGGCGCGGGCAGCGTGA
- a CDS encoding MFS transporter, with the protein MSSTTLAGPPGAVRAGNSRARVILASLVGTTVEFYDFYVYATAAVLVFPHLFFPAGNDTTALLSSFAIFGAAMVARPLGAVFFGHLGDKRGRKVTLVAALLTMGIATFLIGCLPTYASVGWFAPLLLVLMRLTQGFAIGGEWSGAALVATENAPKGKRAFYGTFPQLGAPIGFIIANGLFLIISAALPSDDPTRPSLAFLDWGWRIPFLFSSVMVIVGLWVRFSLVESAAFENTVKAGKVRKLPMADAVRHHWRALILGTFYMLATYVLFYLMTTFSLSYGRAATTAPVPGLGYDYRTFVMMMIVGVVFFGIFTMASGPWADRWGRRRTLLWVTAAIMLFGLLWVPILSFGGFGVMAFLIIGFTLMGMTFGPMGALLPELFPANVRYTGSGISYNVSSILGAAVAPFIAVALWTYGAGSPFWVGVYLTVMAGLTFTALALGKETSDVDIDA; encoded by the coding sequence ATGTCCAGTACCACTCTTGCCGGCCCGCCCGGCGCCGTCCGCGCCGGCAATTCGCGCGCGCGCGTCATTCTCGCCAGTCTCGTCGGCACCACAGTCGAATTCTACGATTTTTACGTCTATGCCACGGCCGCGGTGCTGGTGTTTCCGCACCTGTTCTTTCCCGCCGGCAACGACACGACGGCGCTGCTCTCCTCCTTCGCCATCTTCGGCGCCGCCATGGTTGCCCGGCCGCTCGGGGCGGTGTTCTTCGGGCACCTTGGCGACAAGCGCGGTCGCAAGGTAACGCTGGTGGCCGCCCTTTTGACCATGGGCATTGCGACCTTCCTGATCGGCTGCTTGCCGACCTATGCTTCCGTCGGCTGGTTTGCGCCTCTTCTGCTGGTCCTGATGCGCCTCACGCAGGGCTTTGCCATTGGCGGCGAGTGGAGTGGCGCGGCGCTGGTGGCCACCGAGAATGCGCCAAAGGGAAAGCGCGCCTTCTACGGCACGTTCCCGCAGCTCGGGGCGCCAATCGGTTTCATCATCGCCAATGGCTTGTTCCTGATCATCTCGGCAGCGCTGCCGTCCGACGATCCGACGCGACCGTCGCTGGCCTTCCTCGATTGGGGCTGGCGCATCCCCTTCCTGTTCTCGTCGGTCATGGTCATCGTTGGCCTTTGGGTGCGCTTCAGCCTGGTTGAAAGCGCCGCCTTCGAGAATACGGTCAAGGCCGGCAAGGTGCGCAAGCTACCGATGGCCGACGCCGTACGCCACCACTGGCGGGCGCTGATCCTCGGCACGTTCTACATGCTGGCGACCTACGTGCTGTTCTACCTGATGACCACGTTCTCGCTGAGCTATGGTCGCGCCGCCACCACGGCCCCGGTGCCGGGCCTCGGCTACGACTACCGTACCTTCGTGATGATGATGATCGTCGGTGTGGTGTTCTTCGGCATTTTCACCATGGCGTCCGGCCCCTGGGCCGATCGCTGGGGCCGCCGGCGGACGCTGCTGTGGGTTACCGCGGCCATCATGCTGTTCGGCCTTCTCTGGGTGCCGATCCTGTCGTTCGGCGGCTTCGGCGTGATGGCTTTCCTGATCATCGGATTCACGCTGATGGGCATGACCTTCGGCCCGATGGGAGCCCTGCTGCCCGAGCTGTTCCCAGCCAACGTCCGCTACACTGGATCGGGTATCTCCTACAACGTCTCGTCGATCCTCGGCGCCGCCGTGGCACCGTTCATCGCCGTGGCGCTCTGGACCTATGGCGCCGGCAGCCCATTCTGGGTCGGCGTCTACCTGACGGTCATGGCCGGACTTACCTTCACGGCGCTTGCTCTTGGAAAAGAGACCAGCGACGTCGACATCGACGCCTGA